From a region of the Gossypium raimondii isolate GPD5lz chromosome 10, ASM2569854v1, whole genome shotgun sequence genome:
- the LOC105775015 gene encoding uncharacterized protein LOC105775015: protein MNSDEKWRYVTYRWDSQEKTVNINPIMLRFRPIAPKPVTGESGSGGVQFGNKNLLLCKPRAKRKYVRVRKNNIKRKKRSSSSSPSDHEESSKKTEKVVTLQLLPEKTEAIGSINDENGVVLEENNQDLPSLFNLNNSRRINRIAPLEEPDRKAVVSQTERATVVESWVTVECVTETCMDGRELGSTDVEKMKNLEADTCPGFISDGLNRVQWVNGAYKRMLMAGEGRGGWLPPEITAWLVIKQELPTFCTAFSCKVRLQFMWRNKCSTIMLPCDAWKMDGGGGFAWRLDVESALSLGH, encoded by the coding sequence ATGAACAGTGATGAGAAATGGAGGTATGTTACCTACAGATGGGATTCGCAAGAGAAGACGGTGAACATCAATCCGATAATGCTAAGATTCCGTCCAATCGCTCCGAAACCGGTGACCGGAGAGTCTGGTTCCGGTGGGGTTCAGTTTGGTAACAAAAACTTGTTGCTTTGTAAGCCAAGAGCTAAAAGAAAATACGTTAGGGTTCGAAAGAATAATatcaagagaaagaaaagatcatcatcatcatcaccatcagaTCATGAAGAATCTTCAAAAAAAACTGAAAAGGTTGTTACTTTGCAGTTATTACCAGAGAAAACTGAAGCAATTGGATCAATTAACGATGAAAACGGTGTagttttggaggaaaataaTCAAGATCTACCTTCGTTGTTTAACTTGAACAACAGCCGTAGGATTAATCGTATCGCTCCTTTGGAGGAGCCTGATCGGAAGGCGGTGGTGAGTCAAACGGAAAGGGCAACGGTGGTTGAGTCGTGGGTTACGGTGGAGTGCGTGACGGAGACTTGCATGGATGGGAGAGAGCTAGGAAGTACTGACGtcgaaaagatgaagaatcttgAGGCCGACACGTGTCCAGGGTTTATATCCGACGGTTTAAATAGGGTTCAGTGGGTTAACGGGGCATATAAGAGGATGTTGATGGCGGGGGAAGGGCGTGGGGGGTGGTTGCCGCCGGAGATAACGGCTTGGCTTGTGATTAAACAAGAGTTGCCTACGTTTTGCACTGCATTTTCATGCAAGGTAAGGTTGCAGTTCATGTGGCGGAACAAGTGTTCCACAATAATGTTGCCGTGTGATGCCTGGAAAATGGACGGCGGCGGCGGTTTTGCATGGCGGCTCGATGTCGAGTCTGCTCTCAGTCTCGGCCATTAA
- the LOC105778414 gene encoding uncharacterized protein LOC105778414, whose product MEGGNHWSMVKCSGGVYDKTIINRIMLKFRPIAPKPVNGDSDSSESILNSKNLDVTSKRKKRKYVRVCEKNNTRKKRILDRAREDNDGNKGFVTLQLMPEKADLNKPIVVERSLDVVDDDDLDRALGRDNYRFQDPPSLCLKLKTMVASDHMAVMGLHNPGRMTVVESWVMVESVTETCIEEEEMEKCTDQEKMKNLEKDTCPGFVSDGLNRVFWVNQAYRNMVGLDQDGEQERAATAVGLVLKDGLTFPCGAFSCRVWLRYVDGKGKNYSKTVPCDVWKLSSGGLAWRLDVNAALSLGL is encoded by the coding sequence ATGGAGGGTGGGAATCATTGGAGCATGGTAAAATGCTCCGGGGGTGTATACGATAAGACGATAATCAATCGGATAATGCTCAAATTCAGGCCGATTGCTCCAAAACCGGTGAACGGAGATTCGGATTCCAGTGAGTCTATCCTTAATAGCAAGAACTTGGATGTTACTAgcaagagaaagaagagaaagtaCGTTAGGGTTTGCGAGAAAAATAATACTAGGAAGAAACGAATCTTGGATAGAGCTAGAGAAGATAACGATGGAAACAAGGGTTTCGTTACTCTACAGTTGATGCCGGAGAAAGCTGATCTAAATAAACCAATCGTTGTTGAAAGATCATTGGatgttgttgatgatgatgatctgGACCGAGCTTTAGGTCGTGATAATTATCGTTTTCAAGATCCACCATCGCTGTGCTTGAAGTTGAAAACAATGGTCGCGTCAGATCACATGGCGGTGATGGGGTTACACAACCCGGGGAGGATGACGGTGGTGGAGTCGTGGGTGATGGTGGAGAGCGTGACGGAAACTTGCATTGAAGAGGAGGAGATGGAGAAGTGTACGGACCAGGAGAAAATGAAGAATCTCGAGAAGGACACGTGTCCCGGGTTTGTATCAGACGGGCTGAACCGGGTTTTCTGGGTGAACCAAGCGTATAGAAATATGGTTGGCTTGGACCAGGACGGGGAGCAAGAACGGGCCGCAACCGCCGTGGGGTTGGTGTTGAAAGACGGGCTCACCTTTCCCTGCGGTGCATTTTCGTGCCGCGTATGGTTGCGTTACGTGGATGGGAAGGGTAAGAATTACTCGAAAACGGTTCCCTGCGACGTTTGGAAGCTGAGCTCCGGCGGACTTGCATGGCGGCTGGACGTCAACGCTGCTCTCAGCTTGGGACTCTAG
- the LOC105778128 gene encoding uncharacterized protein LOC105778128: protein MALTRSGSWRSVIVAKEAIAFGQRTFAAAAGKSKKGSKGAASDAPKASILSKEVKSTTVVGANILKDGTDPKIMPDSEYPDWVWHLLDKRPALSELRRKNIETLPYEDLKRFVKLDNRALIKENNSIKAKN from the coding sequence ATGGCATTAACTCGAAGTGGATCATGGAGAAGTGTCATTGTTGCCAAGGAGGCAATTGCTTTTGGACAACGAACATTTGCTGCTGCGGCTGGCAAATCCAAGAAGGGCTCTAAAGGGGCAGCCAGCGATGCGCCAAAAGCATCAATACTCAGCAAAGAAGTCAAGTCCACAACAGTGGTTGGTGCAAATATACTCAAGGATGGAACTGATCCGAAGATCATGCCTGATTCTGAGTACCCTGATTGGGTATGGCATCTGCTCGACAAACGTCCGGCATTGAGCGAGCTAAGGAGGAAAAACATCGAAACCCTGCCATATGAAGATCTTAAACGGTTTGTCAAGTTGGACAATCGAGCtttgataaaagaaaacaattcaATCAAAGCCAAAAACTAA